One part of the Methylobacterium mesophilicum SR1.6/6 genome encodes these proteins:
- a CDS encoding Rid family detoxifying hydrolase: MTRTIIATEAAAPAVGPYAQATRVGDLVFASGQLPIDPATGAFPEGIEAQTRRSLANLAAVLEAGGASLSSVAKTTVFLKDMNDFAAMNAVYAEHFPEAAPARSTVEVARLPRDALVEVEAIALATGPVR; this comes from the coding sequence TTGACTCGAACGATCATCGCGACGGAGGCCGCCGCGCCGGCGGTGGGACCCTATGCCCAGGCCACCCGGGTGGGCGACCTCGTCTTCGCCTCGGGGCAGCTGCCGATCGACCCGGCCACGGGGGCGTTTCCGGAGGGGATCGAGGCGCAGACGCGCCGCTCGCTCGCCAACCTCGCGGCGGTGCTGGAAGCCGGCGGCGCCAGCCTCTCGAGCGTGGCAAAGACCACGGTGTTCCTGAAGGACATGAACGACTTTGCCGCGATGAACGCCGTCTACGCGGAGCACTTCCCCGAAGCCGCCCCGGCGCGCTCGACCGTGGAGGTAGCGCGCCTGCCGCGCGACGCCTTGGTCGAGGTCGA